One Camelina sativa cultivar DH55 chromosome 3, Cs, whole genome shotgun sequence genomic window carries:
- the LOC104776608 gene encoding uncharacterized protein LOC104776608, producing MTTPTYTLLSIRSCMFLLCFSIGFGRKNLQDKLGDTKFTPVPVEATELTAALVTNSEARDISSTIGLGEVESQEMHHIYIGTGKDSSLGNKQDNINSAPTKTIRGTVSISFSFPVIKIRIPIPNPNFTVAMENQLIEEEIKGIVRTPTKTNEFGISLGNGGPELDISYKKLTPTTAY from the coding sequence ATGACAACACCAACATATACTCTTTTATCCATACGATCATGCATGTTCTTACTATGTTTTAGCATTGGCTTTGGTCGCAAAAACTTACAAGACAAGCTCGGTGACACTAAATTTACGCCCGTACCTGTTGAAGCAACCGAGCTTACAGCCGCTTTGGTTACTAATTCCGAAGCTAGAGACATTTCAAGTACTATTGGTTTGGGAGAGGTTGAAAGTCAAGAAATGCATCACATTTACATAGGAACAGGTAAAGATTCGAGTCTCGGAAATAAACAAGACAATATAAACTCTGCGCCTACAAAGACTATTAGGGGTACCGTTTCCATCTCATTCTCATTTCCTGTCATCAAGATTCGAATTCCTAttccaaatccaaattttaCGGTGGCTATGGAAAACCAACTCATTGAAGAAGAGATTAAAGGTATTGTCAGAACTCCAACGAAGACTAATGAGTTCGGTATTTCCCTTGGAAATGGCGGTCCAGAGCTCGATATCAGCTACAAAAAACTAACCCCAACAACCGCATATTGA
- the LOC104778868 gene encoding uncharacterized protein LOC104778868: MMASSSTSDSTTVPETTNLQRKSNDVGWEFGMLVNPKNLDKMKCKLCGKEFSGGIHRLKQHVARIQGNVAPCPKSKKEDQEKCKLAILEAKNKKKRVRMADLETRKTVNIDENQEGDEEVIEVEGMGANKSARMLGPIDRFTSSINPETPKGPILTQQQQHIKNVIAKDRLHVVHQYVARWVYSHGIPFNAIANDDFKRMLEAAGQFGPGVTPPSQYQLREPLLKEEVDRVKGLMKEQEDEWKVNGCSIMTDSWSDRKRRSIMNLCINCKEGTMFLSSKDCSDDSHTGEYIFAYVNECIEKLGGDHVVQVVTDNATNNMAAAKLLKEVRPTIFWTSCATHTINLMVEGISKLPVFEETIKMAKAFTIFIYAHHQTLSMMRKFTKRKDIVRPGVTRFASAFLTLQSLVEKEESLKMMFASHQWKQCKWAKHAKGLAARNTTTSMEFWDGMEMCLKVFAPLVRVLRLVDGDQKPTMGFLHGELKEAKKEICKALGNLEKNYRPVLNIIDQKGKDRLDSPLHWVAYFLNPYYFYKDSSIQFDRDVVTATFKCVDAFFPNDLNTQTFVINTELSMYTRKEGNFGHPTAIKGCSKNDENFDPVQWWNFYGVEVPKLQTMAKKILSLTTSSSGCERNWSTFEGVHTKKRNKLETKRLNNLVYVQFNMRLLAKRKKQKDKNMDILVANTAVHAQDWIVEDADVELGDTTTHEDLVRELDESDEGEEVDIDFESDDEHGF, translated from the exons ATGATGGCTTCGTCATCAACATCAGATTCTACTACAGTTCCTGAGACTACAAATTTGCAGAGAAAATCAAATGATGTTGGCTGGGAGTTTGGAATGTTGGTAAATCCCAAAAATTTGGACAAAATGAAATGCAAATTATGTGGAAAGGAGTTTTCTGGAGGAATACATAGACTGAAGCAACATGTTGCTAGAATACAAGGGAATGTTGCACCTTgcccaaaatctaaaaaagaagACCAGGAAAAGTGCAAGTTAGCAATTCTAGAagcaaaaaataagaagaaaagagttcGAATGGCAGATCTGGAAACTAGAAAGACGGTAAATATTGATGAAAACCAAGAGGGGGATGAAGAAGTTATTGAGGTAGAAGGGATGGGAGCAAACAAAAGTGCTCGCATGCTTGGTCCTATAGATAGATTTACTTCAAGCATCAATCCTGAAACTCCTAAAGGTCCAATATtgacacaacaacaacagcataTCAAGAATGTTATTGCAAAGGATAGATTACATGTGGTGCATCAATATGTTGCTAGATGGGTGTATTCTCATGGCATTCCTTTTAATGCTATTGCAAATGATGATTTTAAGAGAATGCTTGAGGCTGCTGGACAATTTGGACCAGGTGTTACTCCACCTAGTCAATATCAGTTGAGGGAGCCTTTGTTAAAGGAAGAGGTTGATCGAGTGAAAGGTTTGatgaaagaacaagaagatgagtGGAAAGTGAACGGCTGTTCCATTATGACAGATTCTTGGTCAGACAGAAAAAGAAGATCAATCATGAATTTGTGTATCAACTGCAAAGAAGGTACCATGTTTCTCTCCTCTAAAGATTGCTCTGATGATTCCCATACAGGTGAATATATATTTGCGTATGTCAATGAGTGCATCGAAAAATTAGGTGGAGATCATGTAGTTCAAGTAGTAACAGACAATGCCACTAACAACATGGCTGCTGCAAAGTTGTTAAAAGAGGTGAGACCCACCATATTTTGGACCTCTTGTGCAACGCATACAATTAATCTCATGGTGGAAGGCATTTCTAAACTTCCTGTGTTTGaagaaacaattaaaatggCGAAGGCATTTACCATTTTTATATACGCTCATCACCAGACCTTGTCCATGATGAGAAAATTTACTAAGAGAAAAGACATTGTTAGGCCTGGAGTAACTAGATTTGCATCTGCATTTCTTACTTTGCAAAGTTTGGTAGAGAAGGAAGAAAGTTTAAAGATGATGTTTGCTAGCCATCAATGGAAACAATGTAAATGGGCAAAGCATGCTAAAGGACTCGCAGCCCGTAACACAACAACCAGTATGGAATTTTGGGATGGTATGGAAATGTGTTTGAAAGTCTTTGCACCGTTGGTTAGAGTACTTAGATTGGTTGATGGAGATCAGAAGCCGACAATGGGTTTTCTACATGGAGAGTTAAAAGAGGCAAAGAAAGAGATATGTAAGGCACTAGGAAATCTTGAGAAGAATTATAGACCTGTACTTAATATCATTGATCAGAAGGGTAAAGATCGACTTGATAGTCCTCTTCATTGGGTGGCATATTTTTTGAAtccttattatttttataaggaTTCGAGTATCCAATTCGACCGAGATGTGGTTACCGCTACTTTTAAATGTGTTGATGCATTTTTTCCTAATGATCTTAATACTCAGACATTTGTCATCAACACTGAACTTTCAATGTATACAAGAAAAGAGGGAAACTTTGGACATCCAACAGCCATTAAAGGATGCTCCAAGaatgatgaaaattttgatccag TTCAATGGTGGAACTTTTATGGAGTTGAAGTTCCTAAACTACAAACAATGGCAAAAAAGATTTTGTCTTTGACGACTAGCTCATCAGGATGTGAGCGTAATTGGAGTACTTTTGAAGGG gTGCACACCAAAAAGCGAAATAAACTTGAAACAAAACGGTTGAACAATCTTGTTTATGTCCAATTCAACATGAGACTGTTGGCCAAACGAAAGAAGCAAAAAGATAAGAATATGGACATACTAGTTGCAAATACTGCTGTTCATGCTCAAGATTGGATTGTTGAAGATGCAGATGTGGAACTAGGAGACACAACCACACATGAAGATTTGGTTAGGGAGCTTGATGAATCTGATGAAGGCGAAGAAGTTGATATTGATTTTGAATCAGATGATGAGCATGGATTTTAG
- the LOC104776611 gene encoding MLO-like protein 14, with product MREEPSERTLGLTPTWSVATVLTVFVVVSLIVERSIHRLSNWLQKTKRKPLFAALEKMKEELMLLGFISLLLTATSSTIANICVSSSFHNDRFVPCTRSEINEELESTISSVKRTKLTRSPFFHIMRRRLSGIGENTCSEGHEPFLSYEGMEQLHRFIFIMAVTHVTYSCLTMLLAIVKIHRWRIWEDEAHMDRNDSLTVVAREKIFRRQTTFVQYHTSAPLVKNRLLIWVICFFRQFGHSVVRSDYLTLRKGFIMNHHLTLTYDFHSYMIRSMEEEFQKIVGVSGPLWGFVVGFMLFNVKGSNLYFWLAIIPITLVLLVGAKLQHVIATLALENAGITEYASGVKLRPRDELFWFKKPELLLSLIHFIQFQNAFELASFFWFWWQFGYHSCFLRNHLFVYLRLILGFSGQFLCSYSTLPLYALVTQMGTNYKAALLPQRVRETINGWGKATRRKRRHGLYGDDSTVRTETSTIASVEEYNDQVLDVSEPSLVQSNELELQLIRQRGAYGNSSSVETPILRPWASISSTTFSRLHTETTESLSRSSSLPMRREC from the exons ATGAGAGAAGAACCAAGCGAGAGAACGTTGGGTCTAACGCCAACATGGTCTGTTGCTACAGTTTTGACTGTCTTTGTAGTTGTTTCTTTGATCGTTGAGCGTTCCATTCATCGGCTTAGTAAC TGGTTGcaaaagacaaagagaaaaCCTTTATTTGCTGCATtggagaaaatgaaagaag AGCTGATGCTGCTCGGATTCATATCGCTTCTTCTTACCGCTACCTCTAGCACAATAGCTAACATCTGCGTCTCTTCAAGTTTCCACAACGATAGATTTGTCCCATGCACCCGCTCTGAGATTAATGAGGAACTTGAAAGTACTATTTCTTCTGTCAAGCGGACTAAGTTAACGAGATCTCCCTTCTTCCACATTATGAGGAGAAGATTGAGTGGCATAGGCGAGAATACGTGCAGCGAG GGACATGAGCCATTTCTTTCATATGAAGGCATGGAACAATTGCATCGCTTCATATTTATAATGGCAGTCACACATGTAACTTACAGTTGCTTGACAATGCTTCTTGCAATCGTGAAG ATTCATAGATGGAGGATCTGGGAAGACGAGGCTCATATGGACCGAAATGATAGCTTAACCG TGGTCGCACGAGAAAAGATTTTCCGAAGGCAAACAACATTTGTCCAATATCATACATCTGCTCCCCTGGTCAAGAATAGATTACTAATATGGGTG ATATGTTTCTTCCGACAGTTTGGACACTCTGTTGTTCGTTCTGACTATCTTACACTCCGCAAGGGATTCATCATG aACCATCACCTAACATTGACATACGATTTCCATAGCTATATGATTCGCTCTATGGAGGAAGAGTTCCAAAAGATTGTTGGCGTCAG TGGGCCACTTTGGGGGTTTGTAGTTGGTTTCATGCTTTTCAACGTAAAAG GATCAAATCTTTATTTCTGGCTAGCAATCATTCCAATCACC ctAGTTCTTTTGGTTGGTGCAAAGCTGCAACATGTAATCGCAACATTAGCATTGGAGAACGCTGGGATAACAGAATATGCGTCCGGTGTTAAGCTGAGACCTCGCGATGAACTTTTCTGGTTCAAGAAACCAGAATTATTATTATCCCTTATCCACTTCATTCAGTTTCAG AACGCTTTTGAACTGGCTTCCTTCTTCTGGTTTTgg TGGCAATTTGGTTACCATTCTTGCTTCCTAAGGAATCATTTATTTGTCTACTTGCGACTTATCCTAGG gtTTTCTGGACAATTTCTATGCAGCTACAGCACACTGCCCCTCTATGCACTTGTCACTCAG ATGGGAACGAACTACAAGGCCGCATTGTTACCTCAAAGGGTAAGAGAGACAATTAACGGTTGGGGAAAAGCaacaagaaggaaaagaagacaTGGGTTATATGGAGATGATTCAACTGTTCGAACAGAAACAAGCACAATTGCATCTGTTGAAGAATACAATGACCAGGTGCTTGATGTTTCCGAACCCTCTCTAGTTCAAAGTAATGAGCTCGAGCTTCAGCTTATTCGACAACGGGGAGCTTATGGAAATTCTAGTAGTGTTGAAACACCGATATTGCGACCTTGGGCTTCAATATCTTCAACAACTTTCTCAAGGCTGCACACAGAAACAACAGAATCACTCTCAAGATCATCCTCATTGCCAATGAGAAGAGAATGTTAA
- the LOC104776609 gene encoding uncharacterized protein LOC104776609, whose product MTTPTYTLLSIRSCMFLLCFSIGFGRKNLQDKLGDTKFVPVPVEATELRAALVTNSEARDISSTIGLGEVESQEMHHIYIGTGKDSSLGNKQDNINSAPTKTIRGTVSIKFSFPIIKIRIPIPNPNFTVATENQLIEEEIKGIVISPTKT is encoded by the coding sequence ATGACAACACCAACATATACGCTTTTATCCATACGATCATGCATGTTCTTACTATGTTTCAGCATTGGCTTTGGTCGCAAAAACCTACAAGACAAGCTCGGTGACACTAAATTTGTGCCTGTACCTGTTGAAGCAACCGAGCTTAGAGCCGCTTTGGTTACTAATTCCGAAGCTAGAGACATTTCAAGTACTATTGGTTTGGGAGAGGTTGAAAGTCAAGAAATGCATCACATTTACATAGGAACAGGTAAAGATTCGAGTCTCGGAAATAAACAAGACAATATAAACTCTGCGCCTACAAAGACTATTAGGGGTACCGTTTCCATCAAATTCTCATTTCCTATCATCAAGATTCGAATTCCTAttccaaatccaaattttaCGGTGGCTACGGAAAACCAACTCATTGAAGAAGAGATTAAAGGTATTGTCATAAGTCCAACGAAGACT